Genomic DNA from Paenibacillus donghaensis:
TAACAGAGCTGTGTGAATTCCTATTGGAAGATGAAGCTGCTTCAAAGCCACACGATGGACTGCCCTTGGAGCGGGATCGGGCGGATTCCCGGCGCAGCGCCCTGGCCCAACTGGCTGGCAAACAACGGCAAGGCCGACAATAACCAAATTACAGGAGGGAACAGACGATGAAGAAAATAGATCTGGGAGCAAATATGAAGACTTATATCGAGGGGACCTTTTGTTGGGCCGAGCTGGGCAGCGGTGATCCGGCGGCATCCACTGCATTTTATACGGCGTTATTTCCCTGGACCACGCAAATTACAACGATGGAGGATGGGCGCAGCTATACGGTAATCCAATCGCAAGAACAAGATGTGGCTGCTATGTATTCCTTGGAAGAAGCCAATCAGCCCTCCTTCTGGGGATGTTACATTGCCGTTCAGGATGTAGGCATCTCAGCGGAACGGGCTAAATCACTCGGAGCGGAAATGCTCATTCCCCCAAGACGCATAGCCGATAAGGGTAGCATGTGTGCGTTCCGCGATCCTACCGGAGCCATGGTTGCTTTGTGGGAAGCGGGAGAGCACCCAGGCTCGGGTGTTCTGCATGAACCTTACAGTATGGACTGGCATGAGTTGTATACAACAGATCTGGACGCAGCCGCTCATTTTTATATGGAACTGCTGGGTTGGTCGATGGAGGAAGTGCCTGCTCCCTCAGGGCGTTATCTCCAGTTCAAAGCAGGTCCAGACTACGCAGCAGGCATGAAGTCTATTCCCAGTACCATGGGTGACATGAGGAGCGGCTGGGGACTTTATTTCAAAGTACCCCGGTGCGAGGAAGCCGTTCAGCATGCGGTTGCCTTGGGAGCTACTG
This window encodes:
- a CDS encoding VOC family protein, giving the protein MKKIDLGANMKTYIEGTFCWAELGSGDPAASTAFYTALFPWTTQITTMEDGRSYTVIQSQEQDVAAMYSLEEANQPSFWGCYIAVQDVGISAERAKSLGAEMLIPPRRIADKGSMCAFRDPTGAMVALWEAGEHPGSGVLHEPYSMDWHELYTTDLDAAAHFYMELLGWSMEEVPAPSGRYLQFKAGPDYAAGMKSIPSTMGDMRSGWGLYFKVPRCEEAVQHAVALGATVVIPPTSVPGVGKFATLQDPQGAFFSIQHGF